The following proteins come from a genomic window of Pirellula staleyi DSM 6068:
- the rtcA gene encoding RNA 3'-terminal phosphate cyclase, with amino-acid sequence MRTILIDGSQGEGGGQMLRTSLALSMVTGQPMVIENIRARREKSGLLRQHLTALEAAAKICNADVEGATIGSKSLVFTPHAVNAGEYHFSVGTAGSATLVLQTILPALLTASAPSRLVLEGGTHNPWAPPYPFLERVYLPLVQRMGPLVKATLERPGFYPAGGGKMLVEVTPAKSLVGFDLLERGAVMRQCAVAMVSNLAKSIALRELAELQESLGWPRDVCHAEEVRAQGPGNVIYATIESEHVTELFIGFGRLGASARKVAEEVVSQVQHYLRAAVPVGPHLADQLLLLLALSAASEPSDAQRGGCFRTTTLTPHSESQIAIFQQFLQISVDVHYDPSGQTCTVNVQPK; translated from the coding sequence ATGAGGACGATTCTGATCGACGGTTCGCAGGGAGAGGGGGGCGGGCAGATGCTGCGCACGTCGCTCGCGCTTTCGATGGTGACCGGCCAGCCGATGGTGATTGAAAACATTCGCGCTCGGCGAGAGAAGTCAGGGCTCCTGCGCCAGCATCTCACGGCGCTAGAAGCTGCAGCAAAAATCTGCAATGCCGATGTCGAGGGAGCTACGATCGGATCGAAGTCGCTAGTGTTTACTCCTCACGCGGTGAATGCTGGAGAGTATCACTTCAGTGTCGGCACGGCGGGGAGCGCGACGCTTGTACTGCAGACGATTCTTCCCGCACTACTGACAGCCTCTGCTCCTTCGCGCTTGGTACTGGAAGGTGGCACGCACAATCCATGGGCGCCACCCTATCCATTCCTCGAGCGCGTCTATCTGCCACTCGTTCAGCGCATGGGGCCACTCGTGAAGGCAACGCTAGAGCGACCTGGTTTCTATCCTGCAGGGGGTGGCAAGATGCTTGTGGAAGTAACCCCGGCCAAGTCGCTTGTGGGATTCGATCTGCTCGAGCGTGGCGCTGTGATGCGGCAATGCGCCGTCGCGATGGTGTCGAATCTAGCGAAGTCGATTGCGCTGCGCGAACTCGCCGAGCTTCAAGAATCGCTCGGTTGGCCGCGCGACGTTTGTCACGCGGAAGAAGTTCGCGCGCAAGGGCCAGGCAACGTGATCTACGCCACGATCGAAAGTGAACATGTCACCGAGCTATTCATCGGCTTTGGGCGGCTCGGCGCTAGTGCTCGAAAAGTGGCTGAAGAGGTGGTGAGTCAGGTGCAGCATTACCTGCGCGCCGCTGTGCCGGTTGGGCCCCACTTGGCCGATCAGCTGCTACTACTGCTCGCGCTTTCAGCAGCTAGTGAGCCAAGCGATGCGCAGCGCGGCGGATGCTTTCGGACCACGACGCTCACACCGCATAGTGAGTCACAAATCGCGATTTTCCAGCAGTTTTTGCAGATTTCAGTCGACGTACACTACGACCCGTCGGGCCAGACCTGTACGGTGAATGTTCAGCCAAAGTGA
- a CDS encoding RtcB family protein: MNQIIATGEATAILPAGDHVTPVTVIGTEAIRNTFDEVCIRQAINSRRAPGVSHVVLNPDGHLGYGAPIGCVMVSPSHIYPGPVGVDIKCSMSLLQLDLPADAIEDRRVRRELIMAVCNRIPTGAGRGARSVKHGRRVDTDVGRTLLAEGASADVCQALGIPPEWAARCEDSHHVGHDGTSVALAQRVEFHEEIGTFRDLRSKLQQIGSYGGGNHFGECEVVQIENNARARSVADTFGLRDGCVAFLSHCGSRGIGHNLAMHQFKTLQSKFAKWDIPLPGNDRELVYAPLGSDEGNAYIDDMSLGANFATLNHLVINLQVLEAFQQVFPGVKGDLVYFISHNIAREEVVENRKAWVHRKGATRAFPAGHHALKGTPYENTGHPILLPGNPQAGSAVMVADAGAALSCFSVNHGAGRVLGRKAAIRALDQQSIDKSFDDHDILTNCRQYPKDEAPAAYKDFEEVLRSVKLAGLASEVARLKARFVIKDGDAADD, encoded by the coding sequence ATGAATCAGATCATTGCAACTGGTGAAGCGACGGCGATCCTGCCAGCTGGCGACCATGTGACTCCCGTGACTGTGATTGGAACGGAAGCGATCCGCAACACGTTCGACGAAGTCTGCATTCGACAAGCGATCAATTCGCGGCGAGCGCCGGGGGTTTCGCATGTCGTGCTCAATCCTGATGGTCACCTCGGTTACGGTGCGCCGATCGGCTGCGTGATGGTCTCGCCATCACATATCTACCCGGGTCCCGTGGGGGTTGATATCAAGTGCTCAATGAGTCTCTTGCAGCTGGATCTTCCGGCCGACGCGATCGAGGATCGACGGGTGCGACGCGAACTAATCATGGCTGTATGTAACCGAATTCCGACCGGTGCGGGACGTGGTGCACGCAGCGTGAAGCATGGTCGTCGCGTGGACACCGATGTGGGACGCACGCTTCTCGCCGAAGGCGCTTCGGCTGACGTTTGTCAGGCACTCGGAATCCCTCCGGAGTGGGCCGCGCGGTGCGAAGATTCGCATCACGTGGGGCACGATGGAACGAGTGTAGCGCTGGCCCAACGGGTCGAATTTCACGAGGAAATCGGGACGTTTCGCGATCTCCGCTCGAAGCTGCAGCAGATCGGTTCGTACGGTGGAGGAAACCACTTTGGTGAGTGCGAAGTGGTGCAGATTGAGAATAACGCGCGAGCGCGAAGTGTGGCTGACACGTTTGGTCTGCGCGACGGATGCGTTGCGTTCTTGTCGCACTGCGGATCGCGTGGGATCGGCCATAACCTGGCGATGCATCAGTTCAAGACGCTGCAATCGAAGTTCGCGAAGTGGGATATCCCGCTGCCGGGCAACGATCGCGAATTGGTCTACGCACCGCTCGGTTCCGACGAAGGAAATGCGTACATCGACGACATGTCGCTCGGTGCGAACTTTGCGACACTGAACCACCTCGTGATCAACTTGCAAGTGCTCGAAGCATTCCAGCAAGTGTTTCCTGGCGTGAAGGGGGATCTGGTGTACTTCATCAGTCACAACATCGCGCGGGAAGAGGTCGTTGAGAATCGCAAGGCGTGGGTGCATCGTAAAGGTGCGACGCGCGCATTCCCGGCAGGGCATCATGCCTTGAAGGGGACTCCTTACGAGAACACCGGACATCCGATCTTGCTCCCGGGTAATCCGCAAGCAGGTTCGGCAGTGATGGTGGCCGATGCAGGGGCAGCGCTGAGCTGCTTTAGCGTGAACCACGGCGCAGGTCGTGTGCTCGGGCGTAAGGCAGCGATTCGAGCGCTCGATCAGCAGTCGATTGATAAGTCGTTCGACGATCACGATATTTTGACCAACTGTCGGCAGTACCCGAAGGACGAAGCTCCGGCGGCGTACAAGGACTTCGAGGAAGTTTTGCGCAGCGTAAAGCTCGCGGGACTTGCTTCTGAAGTGGCTCGACTGAAGGCTCGGTTCGTGATCAAAGATGGCGATGCAGCCGACGATTAA
- a CDS encoding tagaturonate epimerase family protein → MALLPIRPPQPLGLAPSFGFGDRLGLATLGHVDAMRSHSGPILPVFAQQSMRELSRTGRRPADVLTDTTFALESTGYTGIWGADADHITTQEHLNATAGAGFTLFTIDPTHHVDPHADSYAPAVLEHRYRDLRDDIGWADDYFGKQYVFAGETVVFEPLAVKRAAVKFGLAIAHAIKLAAHVDRLVAKKGSQYELELCIDETPQRTTALEHFIIADQCLKSSVRLTSIALNYVGDLEPAIDYQGSLEEWTEALRLHRAVAVALGPYKLSLHNGSDKFSLYKILANETQGQFHVKTAGTSYLEALRVAARRERRLFRRIVDFARGRFEADRATYLVSSRLSQAPTAAAISDDARLEQLYLDEPAGRQILHVTFGSVLTDSALGPMLRDVLVEHPDIHREVLAAHLKKHLVSLESGLP, encoded by the coding sequence ATGGCATTGTTGCCGATTCGCCCACCACAGCCGCTGGGACTTGCGCCTAGCTTTGGATTTGGCGATCGCCTCGGACTCGCGACGCTCGGTCATGTCGATGCGATGCGCTCGCACAGCGGACCGATCTTGCCGGTCTTTGCGCAGCAATCGATGCGCGAGCTCTCGCGAACCGGTCGACGTCCTGCCGATGTCCTTACCGACACCACCTTTGCCCTCGAATCGACAGGCTATACCGGCATCTGGGGCGCTGATGCCGACCACATCACCACGCAAGAACATCTCAACGCGACGGCGGGAGCTGGCTTCACGCTCTTCACCATCGATCCGACCCATCACGTCGATCCGCATGCCGATAGCTATGCCCCTGCCGTTCTCGAGCATCGCTATCGCGACCTGCGCGACGATATCGGCTGGGCCGACGACTATTTTGGTAAGCAGTATGTTTTTGCGGGGGAGACCGTTGTCTTCGAACCACTCGCCGTGAAACGGGCAGCGGTGAAATTCGGCCTCGCGATAGCGCATGCCATAAAACTCGCCGCGCATGTCGATCGGCTGGTCGCCAAAAAAGGTTCGCAGTACGAACTCGAGCTTTGCATCGACGAAACGCCGCAGCGGACCACAGCGCTCGAGCATTTCATCATCGCCGACCAATGCCTGAAGTCGAGCGTGCGACTCACCAGCATCGCGCTTAACTATGTCGGCGATTTGGAACCGGCCATCGACTACCAAGGCTCGCTTGAAGAATGGACGGAGGCGCTCCGGCTTCATCGCGCCGTAGCGGTGGCGCTCGGGCCCTACAAACTGAGCCTGCACAACGGCAGCGATAAGTTCTCGCTCTACAAAATCCTTGCCAACGAGACCCAGGGACAGTTTCACGTCAAAACGGCGGGTACGAGCTACCTCGAAGCGCTGCGTGTCGCCGCGCGTCGCGAACGACGCCTTTTCCGCCGTATCGTCGACTTCGCTCGCGGACGTTTCGAGGCCGATCGAGCCACCTATCTCGTCAGCAGCCGACTATCGCAAGCCCCTACCGCCGCTGCGATCAGCGACGATGCACGCCTCGAGCAACTTTACCTCGACGAACCGGCGGGACGTCAGATTTTGCACGTCACGTTTGGCAGTGTCCTGACCGATAGCGCGCTCGGTCCCATGCTGCGCGATGTGCTCGTCGAACATCCCGATATTCACCGCGAAGTGCTCGCCGCGCATCTCAAAAAACATCTCGTCTCCCTCGAGAGTGGCCTCCCTTAG
- a CDS encoding FIST N-terminal domain-containing protein, with the protein MSSSSITQTQFASALSTLSSTADAVEEVARKALTALQSSGPRTPDLGLVFFSNHHAPEADFLAKKLCALLGTENLIGCSGESIVGTGVEVEGSPAISLWLASFATGTATPMYLHLEQTAEGGVIDGWPEAISGEWSGDTFLLLLGEPYSFPADLLLERLNEDRAGVPVVGGMASGGDSPGEHRLILGPQTYAEGAVAVLIQNAAKLHTVVSQGCRPIGKPFIVTRAERNVIQELGGRPALLQLKELFDTLPTREQALVQRKLHLGRVVSEYRDHFEQGDFLVRNVVGIDPQAGAIAIGDYIRVGQTVQFHVRDQDAADAELKQLLAVAKSGAAGVPVGALLFTCNGRGSRMFKEPHHDAACIAEKLGDIPLAGFFAAGEIGPIGGQNFVHGFTASIVIFE; encoded by the coding sequence ATGTCTTCCTCATCGATCACGCAAACCCAGTTTGCTTCCGCACTCTCGACCCTTTCGAGCACTGCTGATGCCGTCGAGGAAGTGGCCCGTAAAGCGCTCACAGCACTTCAGTCCTCAGGTCCCCGAACGCCCGATTTGGGGCTTGTCTTTTTCTCCAATCACCACGCCCCCGAGGCTGATTTTCTCGCCAAAAAACTGTGCGCACTCCTCGGCACCGAGAACCTGATCGGCTGTAGCGGCGAATCAATTGTAGGAACCGGCGTGGAAGTGGAAGGCTCCCCCGCCATCTCGCTCTGGCTCGCCAGTTTTGCGACCGGCACAGCCACTCCGATGTACCTCCATCTCGAACAAACGGCCGAAGGGGGTGTGATCGATGGCTGGCCCGAAGCGATCAGCGGCGAGTGGTCGGGCGACACGTTCCTGCTGCTACTGGGAGAGCCCTACTCCTTTCCAGCTGATCTGCTGCTCGAGCGTTTGAATGAAGACCGCGCTGGTGTGCCGGTCGTGGGTGGCATGGCAAGTGGCGGAGATAGTCCGGGAGAACATCGACTGATCCTCGGGCCTCAAACCTACGCCGAAGGTGCCGTTGCGGTGCTGATTCAAAACGCGGCTAAACTCCACACCGTGGTGTCGCAAGGTTGTCGCCCGATCGGTAAGCCGTTCATTGTCACCCGTGCTGAACGGAACGTGATTCAAGAACTTGGTGGGCGTCCGGCGCTACTGCAGCTCAAAGAATTATTCGACACCCTGCCGACGCGCGAGCAAGCCCTCGTGCAGCGGAAGCTCCATCTCGGCCGCGTCGTGAGTGAATATCGCGACCACTTCGAGCAGGGAGACTTTCTCGTACGCAATGTCGTCGGCATCGATCCCCAAGCAGGAGCGATCGCCATCGGGGACTACATTCGGGTCGGACAGACAGTGCAGTTTCACGTGCGCGATCAAGATGCTGCTGACGCCGAACTCAAGCAGCTGTTAGCCGTTGCCAAAAGTGGTGCCGCAGGGGTGCCAGTTGGCGCGCTCCTTTTCACCTGCAATGGACGTGGCTCGCGGATGTTCAAAGAACCTCATCACGATGCCGCTTGCATCGCGGAAAAACTGGGAGACATTCCTCTCGCCGGGTTCTTCGCCGCCGGGGAAATTGGTCCCATCGGCGGTCAGAACTTCGTGCATGGATTTACCGCCAGCATCGTGATTTTTGAATAG